In Lytechinus variegatus isolate NC3 chromosome 12, Lvar_3.0, whole genome shotgun sequence, a single window of DNA contains:
- the LOC121424754 gene encoding uncharacterized protein LOC121424754, whose amino-acid sequence MEEVSLEEVIFLCGPPFSGKTSYYEHHLKSSHERVSASEFYQANPSRGLRHFVLHLLKNFGEGIHGKGVVIDDENWSRKTRQSCMQSIKAKLPSCKFICHVCKPRDAFECLWRREWVLAEYFSKGDNRPGHFWSLASTVDLSDTEARIHKWFLHESGEHVAGLDALDESEGWHQIKEIETSLQPRTNYKFEVPAVFLDWQALMGNSTNQLVEALKIWKYKTLCGRVIVLATDTDEVCDDKDSQDSDPGDIFKSTLKKIQAKTKALAGELSVPVFYLIIKEPAQSGNFTKSPNPGILSFLQRLHHIDIHHPGTVLIYQSKRSRATEFAQTGIKQFAAGSVCRNPEVLAHCQGGRVSGSAHESILDFDYVLESEEQIPSVIPHLNDIISDDADDVRTHVGEERWGRILGVSYKDKETLKRFQQEHMANASHISAEGSKMRDISVQDGVKGGRSSIPVKCNEPSSHREDGRNDGAESKHRTALPSWMTPKRRKNEEENEDQINAVNKKYDGLPKTIYCMTVAELRDVALMFLNQDGGSDGSSQFLSDPTEPDDAGGIVDDALEDERSGQSDEDENVEMVDRDSDQGTAEGSRRKTSLPGDEDRGVLGEDGDDRDRRKAKPGSGDGSRDDGVASIITDLFVEERRHRKPPPKKKTVRSPFSTSSTMLWSDEEEEESYQPDTISKSSTRNPQIREKSRDNKPQIQDFSFLDEIF is encoded by the exons ATGGAAGAAGTTAGTTTAGAAGAAGTCATCTTTTTGTGTGGACCTCCATTCAGT GGTAAAACAAGTTACTATGAGCATCATTTGAAATCATCCCATGAGAGAGTGTCTGCAAGCGAGTTCTACCAGGCCAATCCAAGCCGGGGCTTAAGGCATTTTGTCCTTCATCTTCTAAAGAACTTTGGAGAGGGCATTCATGGCAAGGGTGTGGTGATCGATGACGAGAACTGGTCTAGGAAGACAAGACAGTCATGCATGCAGAGTATTAAAGCAAAG CTCCCTTCCTGCAAGTTCATCTGCCATGTTTGCAAGCCTAGAGATGCCTTTGAATGTCTGTGGAGAAGAGAGTGGGTCTTGGCGGAATACTTCTCAAAGGGAGACAACAGACCTGGCCATTTCTGGTCCCTAGCTTCTACTGTGGACCTGTCCGACACTGAAGCCAGAATACACAAGTGGTTTCTTCACGAGAGTGGTGAGCATGTTGCAGGTTTAGATGCTTTGGATGAGAGTGAGGGATGGCACCAGATCAAAGAGATAGAGACCAGTCTTCAGCCAAGAACAAATTACAAG TTTGAAGTACCTGCTGTATTTTTAGATTGGCAGGCTTTGATGGGAAACTCTACCAATCAACTTGTTGAAGCTCTTAAGATATGGAAATATAAAACGTTATGTGGTAGAGTCATTGTGCTAGCAACAGATACAGATGAGG TATGTGATGACAAAGACTCCCAAGATTCAGACCCTGgtgatatcttcaaatcaaccctaaaaaaaatccaagcaaAGACAAAGGCCCTAGCAGGAGAACTAAGTGTACCAGTTTTCTATCTCATCATCAAGGAGCCTGCACAGAGTGGAAATTTCACCAAATCCCCCAATCCTGGTATCCTTTCTTTTCTGCAGCGCCTGCACCACATCGATATCCATCACCCAGGAACTGTGTTAATTTACCAGTCTAAAAGAAGCAGGGCTACCGAGTTTGCTCAAACCGGAATAAAGCAGTTTGCAGCCGGTTCGGTCTGCAGGAATCCTGAGGTGTTGGCGCATTGCCAAGGAGGGAGGGTCTCTGGCTCTGCCCATGAGTCAATTTTGGATTTTGATTATGTTTTAGAGAGCGAGGAACAGATTCCTAGTGTAATACCACACTTGAACGATATTATCAGTGATGACGCTGATGATGTAAGAACTCATGTCGGGGAGGAGAGATGGGGAAGGATCCTGGGTGTCAGCTATAAGGACAAGGAGACCTTGAAAAG aTTCCAACAAGAGCACATGGCCAATGCCTCCCACATTTCAGCTGAAGGGAGTAAAATGAGGGACATATCTGTGCAGGATGGAGTCAAGGGAGGGCGCTCTTCAATTCCAGTAAAGTGCAATGAACCTAGTAGTCATCGAGAAGATGGCAGGAATGACGGAGCAGAGTCGAAGCACAGAACAGCACTACCATCATGGATGACACCAAAGAGAAGGAAGAATGAAGAGGAAAATGAAGATCAAATAAATGCAGTCAACAAAAA ATACGATGGATTGCCTAAAACCATTTATTGTATGACAGTAGCAGAGCTCAGAGATGTAGCACTGATGTTTCTTAATCAG GATGGAGGCAGCGATGGAAGTTCACAATTTCTCTCAGATCCAACCGAACCCGATGATGCAGGTGGGATTGTGGATGATGCCCTAGAAGATGAAAGGTCGGGGCAGTCTGATGAAGATGAGAATGTTGAGATGGTGGACAGAGACTCGGACCAGGGAACAGCTGAAGGAAGTAGACGGAAGACATCTCTTCCGGGAGATGAGGATAGGGGAGTTTTGGGAGAGGATGGTGATGACCGGGATAGGAGGAAAGCGAAACCAGGAAGTGGCGATGGCAGTCGAGATGATGGGGTCGCCAGCATCATCACGGATCTCTTCGTGGAAGAGAGAAGACACAGGAAGCCACCACCGAAAAAGAAGACAGT GAGGTCACCTTTCTCTACGTCGTCCACAATGCTTTGGTcagatgaggaggaggaggagtccTACCAACCAGATACCATTAGTAAATCATCAACAAGGAATCCTCAAATCAGAGAAAAGTCAAGAGACAACAAACCACAGATTCAAGACTTCTCCTTCttggatgaaatattttga
- the LOC121425311 gene encoding uncharacterized protein K02A2.6-like: protein MKEELHRGHNGVESTLRRARDHLYWPGMSKEIKEFIQTCATCQENSISQPPQPLMPHQIIGRPWAKVGIDLFHHGHDNYLLMVCYYSNFFEMEKLQRTTAPAVIKKLKHHFGRYGVPEIIVSDNGPSFSSREFAEFAKKLGVEHNTISPYNSKANGKAESAVKTAKRLLTRCKDTGDDVDLALLNIRNTPTQGIQSSPVQRFMGRRTRTLIPTSTRLLAPDRNPQADLEKLKESQKRQAKYFNRDTRKLKDLSPGAVVRVKPFNNDKKWKKAVILKKLDDRSYEVRCEGQVLRRNREHLRATSEPQDVRHWACSFQLETF from the coding sequence ATGAAAGAGGAGTTACATCGTGGTCACAATGGTGTCGAGTCAACTTTGAGGAGAGCTCGTGATCATCTCTACTGGCCAGGCATGAGTAAAGAAATCAAGGAATTTATTCAAACGTGTGCCACATGCCAAGAAAACTCTATCTCACAGCCTCCCCAGCCTTTAATGCCTCATCAGATTATTGGAAGACCATGGGCCAAGGTTGGAATTGATCTCTTCCATCATGGTCATGACAATTATCTGCTCATGGTCTGTTATTACtccaatttctttgaaatggaaaagCTACAGAGGACAACTGCCCCTGCAGTCATCAAGAAGCTGAAACACCATTTTGGGAGATATGGAGTACCTGAAATCATCGTATCAGACAACGGTCCTTCTTTCTCCTCTAGAGAATTTGCTGAATTTGCAAAAAAGCTTGGAGTTGAGCACAATACCATCTCTCCATACAACAGCAAAGCTAATGGCAAAGCAGAGTCTGCTGTCAAGACTGCAAAAAGACTACTTACAAGATGCAAGGAtactggtgatgatgttgatctAGCCTTACTCAACATTCGCAACACCCCTACACAAGGTATCCAGAGTAGTCCAGTCCAAAGATTCATGGGTCGTCGGACTCGTACTCTCATCCCCACTTCAACTCGGTTGCTTGCACCTGATCGCAACCCACAGGCTGATCTTGAGAAACTGAAAGAAAGCCAGAAACGTCAAGCAAAGTATTTCAACAGAGATACAAGAAAGTTGAAAGATCTCTCACCAGGAGCAGTAGTAAGAGTCAAGCCATTCAACAATGACAAGAAGTGGAAGAAAGCAGTTATCCTTAAGAAACTGGATGACCGTTCCTATGAAGTTCGCTGTGAGGGCCAGGTTCTCAGAAGGAACAGAGAACACCTCAGAGCCACATCTGAACCACAAGATGTACGACACTGGGCCTGCTCTTTTCAACTGGAGACGTTCTGA